The DNA region TGCCACTGGCAATGCCCTTTGAAGCAGGCACGCCGTTAAGGAACACCTCGCGAGGCGGTTGAGCAATGAGCGCTTGACTTTCCATGAGTGCGCACAGATTCTTTGCGGAATATAGGCACGAGGGTAAAATTTTTCTACGAACGGTTCAACGGAAGTTTGTAACTTCGGCGTAACGATCCTTAGAGCATCAATGAGCCAGGCATCTATCCCTAACAAAAACTCACGAAAATCTGCCTCTAAGGCTGCTATGCGCGCCGCCGAAGTCTTCAGGTCTGAGCTGCAAGTTGTGGAGCGAGCAGCGCAGGTATTGAAAGATTCGTCCTTGCGCTATGAAGACTTACTGCGTGAGTACAGAACGCTGGCGCAAGAGTATCACCTTCTGTTGCAGGAAGCAATCAAGATTACCAAAGTAGGTGATACTATGCAGGAAAAACTCCTCAAAGCGCAAGAGCAACTTCAAGACTTGAATGCGAAGTTGTCCGAAGCCAATCTCCAGCTCTCTAATGAAAGAGAGCGCTCAGAGCAGCTGTTGCGCAATATTTTACCCAAAGCTATTGCCGAACGAATGAAGCGCGGGGAGACGACTATTGCGGATTCTCACGACGAAGTAACAGTGTTGTTTGCGGACATTGTGGGCTTTACGCAGCTATCGTCCTCAACCTCGCCTGAATTTGTGGTAGCGATTCTCAACGATGTTTTTGCCTACTTCGATGACCTGTGCGAAAAGTATGGGCTAGAAAAAATTAAGACAATTGGCGACTCCTACATGGCGGTAAGCGGAGTGCCTGAAGCGAAGCGCGATCATGCGATTGCAGCGGCTGAAACGGCTTTGGAAATGTTGGATAGTCTCAATAAGCTGGAGTTAGCCCGAATGGGACATCTCAGTATGCGCATTGGACTTAGCACGGGAAGCGTAATTGCAGGCGTCATCGGGAAAAAGAAATTTATCTACGATCTCTGGGGCGACACGGTCAATATTGCCAGCCGAATGGAGTCACAGGGCGTAGGCGGTAAAATTCAAGTATCCGAATCTTCCTACAAGCTACTGCGGCATCGCTACATTTTTGAAGGCCCAGGCAAAATTCACGTGCGTGGTATCGGTGAAATGCTGACTTACTTTCTCATCGGGCGAAAGTAGAACACGAAGTAGAAAGTCCGTTCTGTCGTTCCCCAGAGCTGCAGGAAAAAGAAAGGGACGCCTTGTAGGGCGTCCCTTTGGCTGAATAGGCGGATGTGCTCTGTTAGTCGCAGCAGCAGCCCTGTGCTGCACAGCTGGTGGTCTCGCAGCAACCTGAATCGCAACAAGCGTCGCATATATCACACACACAAGCTGGGCAGCAGCAGTCTGTTGCCACTGCATGAGCTTCTCTTGCTTGAATCGAGGCAAATAGACCTGTAACAATAAGTGCTAGTGCAGAAACCAGCATCAAAATTCGCTTACGCATTTTGAAATCCTCCTTTGATTTATTGAGCTGAAGATTTGTCGGTTCCAATAAAGGTCTCGCCATTGTCGCTGAGGTTGGCCGCATATTTAGCAGGGTCAGCAGAAAATTTTCGATCGCAGCCATTGCAGCAAAAGCCATAGACTTTGCCGCTATATGAAACCGTCTGCGCCTTTGGGCTGACTGGTTTGCCCATCACGGGGCAGACTTTGTTGAATGGCTTCGTGACATTCTTGTCTGCTGAGCAGCCAATCAACCAGAGCGGAAGCAAGACAGAGATAAGCACTTTCATCTGAAGAATGGTTGACGTTCACAATCTGCGAAAAAAGGTGCGCGATGCACGTAGGAAGATGAGTGAAGAGAAAAGGAGACATCAAATGAGCAAGGTAGCGCACCGAAGATAAACAGGCGGGTTAGCTATCCAGTCTAAGAAGCTATGCCGTTCAGGGAAACAGACAGGTGCATCTATCGGATAAGCAAAGGCATGCGACACAGGCTTAATAGCCTGCAAATCAACGCTAAACGTAGCTGGCTGAGTGGCGTATAAGCTGAAAAAGCAATCTACCGTGAAAACACAGTCGTCACAACAAGGCCCATCATTTGACTGAACAGGGTTATGAGACGCACTGGGACTTTCGCAGCATCCACAGCTATCTTGGCAGGTATGCGACGAAAACAAACTGCAACCGACGGCAGCGACCACGCTACCGAAAAGAAGCACTCCGGCTATGACAATCACAAACAAGGGTCTGCCTGCCAAACGCATTTTCATCAAGAAATTTTCCGAATATAGACCGCGCAGCTAAATTTAGCAAGCACTATCTTTTGGCTCTTTCAGTCTCACGCTCTTTTTCACGCTCTCGCCGCTGCAAGCGCAATTCTTCATAGATGTTGATGAGTTCGTTGTATATGCCAATGCTGATAATAGTTGGTGCCCATAGACCAATAAAGATGCCCATCGCTTCGTGATTCGGACTGGTGCCAAACAGGAACATATAGACGGATAAAAGAATGGAAAGTCCAGCGGCGGCAAAGTAGTAAATTGGTTTCATAGTGGTTTTCTCGTTCCCGCAGAGGGCGCAGTATTACGATGTGTTGTTCTCATTACGGAAAAAGCGAGGCAATTTACAACTTGAAACGGTCTCTCAAAACCAGTGCTGTAAGCGATGATTCTGGGAAAAAAAATTGTGGTGGTGCTGCCTGCTTACAATGCAGCGCGCACATTGGAGCGCACCTATCAAGAAATTCCACACGAGGTAGTCGATGAAGTGATTTTGGTTGATGACGCAAGCCAAGATGATACGGTGGGTGTGGCACGGCGTTTAGGAATTCGGCATATCATTCAGCACGAGCGCAACAAAGGCTACGGCGGCAATCAAAAGACTTGCTATGACCGTGCCCTATCACTGGGTGCAGATGTAGTGATTATGCTTCACCCTGACTACCAATACACGCCGAAGCTTATTGTGCCCATGTCTTACATCATTGCAAGTGGACTATACCCAGTGGTATTTGGGTCGCGCATTTTAGGAAAAGGGGCGCTGGTGGGAGGGATGCCGCGCTACAAGTATGTAGCGAACCGCATTCTGACCTTCACACAAAACCTACTAATGAATCAAAAGCTCTCCGAATACCATACAGGCTACCGCGCATTTTCCAGAGAAGTGCTGTTGGCTGTGAACTATCACGCCAATTCAGATGATTTTGTCTTTGATAACCAGATGGCAGCACAAATTTTGTTTGCAGGTTTTCAAATTGCAGAAGTAACCTGTCCAACTAAATACTTTCCTGAGGCGTCGTCTATTAATTTCGTGCGCAGTATCAAGTATGGTTTAGGAGTATTGTGGGTATCGTGCCAGTATGCGCTTCAACGTGCAGGGGTAGCACGGTTTAAGCTGTTTGAACCTCCCTCATCGGATTAAAAATGTCGTAGCATGTGGTGTGAACTAAGGAAGGCAAGAAGCCTACTTGAGAGATTAGCGCAACACTTGCACGGTTTCAGCCATTTTGAATTGCCGAATAGCGTTTTGCAGTTGCTCCGCTTGGTTGATAAGGTCTTGCGAGAGCTGAGTAATCTCCTCTGATGCGGTCTTGTTCTTCAAAGCGGTCTCTGAGAGAGTTTCAATTGCTTTGAGCACTTTCTGTCCAGTCGCACGCTGCAACTCTGTTTGCTCCATCACTTGTGAAGTGCGAATCGTCATATCGGTGGTCTTCATCGTAACTTGCTGACCGCTGCGCATTTGTGCGTCAATCAACCCTGATAGGCGGCTCATAATGCCGCTCGAGCGCGAGTAGAATTGCGTGATGCGGTCTAAGGTCTTTTCTGCATCTTTCACAATCGCCATACTATCTAATGCAGCTTGGTTGGTCTCGACCACCGTATCGACGACCTTTAACATATTCTGACGAATTGTAAGAACCATTTCTTGAATTTGCTGAGCTGTAGCAGAGGACTGTTCTGCCAAGTTCCGAATTTCAGACGCCACAACACGAAAACCTTTACCAGCTTCGCCTGCGATAGCAGACTCAATAGAGGCATTGACCGCTAAGAGGTTGGTTTGCTTTGCAGTGCGCGCGGCAATATCAGTGGTAGCTGTAATTTCTCGTGTGTTGCGCTCTAAGACTTGAATTTGGGTGATGAGGTTCTCAAGCCGTTCTGAGATGCCTAAAATCGCTTGGCTAATTTGCTCAATGCCAAAGCGCCCGCCTTGCACTTCATTGATGACCTGACTGAAGACTTGATTCGCATCTTGAATGTTACGGGCTGCTTCTTGCACTGTGCTGATAAGGTCTTCAATAGCAGTGCGTGTTTCCCTGACATTGATAGTCAGACCT from Chloroherpetonaceae bacterium includes:
- a CDS encoding YHS domain-containing protein, translated to MKVLISVLLPLWLIGCSADKNVTKPFNKVCPVMGKPVSPKAQTVSYSGKVYGFCCNGCDRKFSADPAKYAANLSDNGETFIGTDKSSAQ
- a CDS encoding glycosyltransferase family 2 protein, which produces MILGKKIVVVLPAYNAARTLERTYQEIPHEVVDEVILVDDASQDDTVGVARRLGIRHIIQHERNKGYGGNQKTCYDRALSLGADVVIMLHPDYQYTPKLIVPMSYIIASGLYPVVFGSRILGKGALVGGMPRYKYVANRILTFTQNLLMNQKLSEYHTGYRAFSREVLLAVNYHANSDDFVFDNQMAAQILFAGFQIAEVTCPTKYFPEASSINFVRSIKYGLGVLWVSCQYALQRAGVARFKLFEPPSSD